One genomic segment of Luteibaculum oceani includes these proteins:
- a CDS encoding CIA30 family protein produces MIFDFTHAKTSQNWYPLNDTVMGGVSSSSVKYTEGDGMRFSGFVSTENNGGFCMIKSPGVNIDCEAKSHIVCYLKGDGKQYQIRIKSNPQQPYSYVLNFKTSGNWERLAFPLEKFEAQFRGRVLDMPNFNAPTITEVAILIGNKKNEKFQLDIKWMGIE; encoded by the coding sequence ATGATTTTTGATTTTACTCATGCAAAAACAAGCCAAAACTGGTATCCCCTAAACGACACCGTCATGGGCGGAGTAAGCTCCAGTTCTGTTAAATACACAGAAGGAGATGGAATGCGATTCTCTGGATTTGTCTCAACTGAAAATAATGGTGGGTTTTGCATGATAAAATCTCCTGGAGTTAACATAGACTGCGAAGCAAAAAGCCACATAGTTTGTTACTTGAAAGGAGACGGGAAGCAATATCAGATTCGAATAAAGTCCAACCCGCAACAACCATATTCTTACGTCTTAAATTTTAAAACTTCTGGGAATTGGGAACGGCTAGCATTCCCACTAGAAAAATTCGAAGCTCAATTTCGAGGTAGAGTTTTGGATATGCCCAACTTTAATGCTCCAACAATAACAGAGGTAGCCATTTTAATTGGGAATAAGAAAAATGAGAAATTCCAATTGGACATAAAATGGATGGGAATAGAGTAA
- a CDS encoding CHRD domain-containing protein yields the protein MKKLLLAFSLLLGTTTAFADHLSERLLFTARLDGENNTTVTNPDANGIASLFLNKNRDSLFVTIATGNLGGAITGAHIHEGMPGVDGGVVFNLTPFVNQNMIKTVITGGDLDSLMEGLFTEAYYINIHTENPIATGTARGQIKLERDFGFYTNLDTAQEIPSPMGSAALGSGNFIIDQNDDSIRVAIITTGLTGDIQGAHLHFAAAGENGPVLVNLSSLIKGGTRIYGKVAVPDSLKGGKLKNYIKDGLIYANIHTTMNAAGEIRGQALVSSDLYLDSRLDQAQLETPQTVQTDVQAAGHGYIASDFASFRYYFVYEEENLSSQTPIFSFVRGGQIVKSLQAQDGVIAGSWTSEDVTQPLTEDLIRGLLYGEVSLRISTTLNPTGELQGTLIRALREGYAYELNTEQEVPSPMVTKTPMGAGMVSIDSRRSNAHVMLAFDSLSGPATGGHLHLGVPGETGPVLFALPVIDNAAYTFWTADAGFTAANELQFRRDSVYVNIHTMANMSGEIRGNADRDYRNNQSTTSISSFSKDLDVAISPNPFADFINIEINGSQQAEKAVIQDLSGKVVLTTELSTNGVKSQIITTDIKPGVYILSLYKNGSVLAASKIVK from the coding sequence ATGAAAAAATTATTACTTGCTTTTAGTCTGCTGCTTGGCACAACTACCGCATTCGCAGACCACCTAAGCGAAAGACTGCTATTTACAGCGCGCTTAGACGGAGAAAATAATACAACCGTAACCAATCCTGATGCTAACGGAATAGCTTCTTTGTTTCTAAACAAGAATAGAGATTCTTTATTTGTAACAATCGCAACGGGTAACTTGGGTGGAGCCATTACAGGGGCTCATATCCACGAGGGAATGCCAGGAGTTGATGGTGGAGTAGTTTTTAACCTTACGCCATTCGTTAACCAAAACATGATTAAAACTGTAATTACCGGAGGTGATTTAGACAGTTTAATGGAGGGTTTATTTACCGAGGCATATTACATCAACATCCATACTGAAAACCCAATTGCAACAGGAACTGCAAGGGGGCAAATAAAACTGGAGCGCGACTTTGGTTTCTACACCAACTTAGACACCGCACAAGAAATTCCTTCACCAATGGGTTCTGCAGCATTGGGCTCAGGAAACTTTATCATCGACCAAAATGATGATAGTATCCGCGTTGCTATAATAACAACAGGTTTAACGGGAGACATTCAGGGCGCTCATTTACACTTTGCTGCCGCAGGTGAGAACGGACCAGTACTCGTAAATCTTTCTAGTCTTATCAAAGGAGGCACTCGAATTTACGGTAAAGTTGCTGTTCCAGACTCTTTAAAGGGTGGAAAACTTAAAAACTACATTAAAGACGGACTGATTTACGCAAACATCCACACCACAATGAATGCTGCGGGTGAAATACGTGGACAAGCTTTAGTAAGCTCAGACCTATATTTAGACTCAAGATTAGATCAAGCGCAATTAGAAACGCCTCAAACCGTACAAACTGATGTGCAGGCTGCTGGTCATGGATACATCGCAAGCGATTTTGCTTCTTTCAGATATTACTTTGTGTACGAAGAAGAAAACCTTTCTTCTCAAACACCAATTTTCAGCTTTGTTAGAGGCGGACAAATTGTTAAAAGCCTACAAGCTCAAGACGGAGTAATTGCTGGATCTTGGACTTCAGAAGATGTTACGCAACCACTTACCGAAGACTTAATAAGAGGCTTATTGTACGGTGAAGTATCGCTAAGAATCTCAACCACGCTTAATCCTACAGGTGAATTACAAGGAACTTTGATTCGTGCGTTGCGCGAGGGCTATGCTTACGAGCTAAACACGGAGCAAGAAGTTCCTAGTCCTATGGTTACTAAAACTCCTATGGGTGCGGGTATGGTATCAATAGATAGCCGTAGAAGTAACGCTCATGTAATGCTTGCATTTGATAGCCTTTCTGGTCCAGCTACTGGAGGCCACTTGCACCTTGGTGTTCCTGGAGAAACAGGTCCTGTACTTTTTGCATTGCCAGTAATAGATAATGCGGCTTATACTTTTTGGACTGCAGATGCTGGATTTACTGCCGCAAATGAGCTTCAATTTAGAAGAGATTCGGTTTATGTAAATATCCACACTATGGCTAATATGTCTGGAGAAATTAGAGGTAATGCAGACCGCGATTATAGAAACAACCAGAGCACTACAAGCATATCTAGCTTTAGCAAAGATCTGGATGTTGCCATTTCTCCAAATCCATTTGCAGACTTTATCAATATTGAAATAAATGGATCACAGCAAGCTGAAAAAGCTGTTATCCAAGACTTATCTGGAAAGGTAGTCCTCACCACAGAACTAAGTACCAACGGGGTTAAAAGCCAAATTATAACCACCGACATTAAACCAGGTGTATATATCCTGAGTTTATACAAAAACGGTTCAGTTTTGGCAGCTAGTAAAATAGTTAAGTAA
- a CDS encoding Ppx/GppA phosphatase family protein: MKYGAIDIGSNAMRLLIAEARKKGGKTTIKKLQLVRVPVRLGEEVFEQGKISEYNAVRLAKSINAFKLLMQVYGIKNYWTCATSAMREAENQKQIVDLVHSLTDVEIEVISGAREAKLIQSTFETQNLDLSKKYLYIDVGGGSTEISVLHDGVAVANKSFKIGTVRILKGKVKNKVWEEIAEFAEEQKNGEDDLIAIGTGGNINKLVKLAPNSNTRSREITTEDISNLVSELEPMSVEERMDVFDLKEDRADVIVPAGKIYKTVLENAGLGKIVVPKIGLSDGMVYYMSKFKKYQ; this comes from the coding sequence TTGAAATACGGAGCAATAGATATAGGATCCAACGCAATGCGACTGCTGATAGCAGAGGCTAGGAAAAAAGGAGGGAAAACTACCATTAAGAAACTTCAACTGGTGCGCGTTCCAGTTCGTTTAGGTGAAGAAGTTTTTGAGCAGGGTAAAATCTCCGAGTACAATGCAGTGCGTTTAGCGAAATCTATTAATGCTTTTAAATTATTGATGCAGGTTTATGGAATTAAAAACTACTGGACCTGCGCCACTTCGGCTATGCGTGAAGCCGAAAATCAAAAACAAATTGTAGACCTTGTTCACAGTCTTACCGACGTAGAAATTGAAGTAATTTCTGGTGCACGTGAGGCCAAATTAATCCAGTCTACTTTTGAAACTCAAAATCTAGACCTCTCTAAAAAGTACCTATATATCGATGTTGGAGGTGGGAGTACAGAAATATCTGTCTTACATGATGGTGTTGCGGTAGCAAACAAATCATTTAAAATTGGTACGGTAAGAATTTTAAAGGGGAAGGTTAAGAATAAAGTTTGGGAGGAGATTGCCGAATTTGCGGAAGAGCAAAAAAATGGAGAAGACGATTTGATAGCCATTGGTACTGGAGGAAATATTAATAAGCTGGTTAAACTCGCTCCAAACTCCAATACCAGAAGCCGTGAAATTACAACAGAGGATATTTCCAATTTGGTTTCCGAACTGGAGCCTATGTCGGTGGAAGAGCGAATGGATGTGTTTGACTTAAAAGAAGACCGAGCTGATGTTATTGTTCCAGCCGGAAAAATTTACAAAACCGTCCTAGAGAATGCAGGCTTGGGGAAAATTGTTGTTCCTAAAATTGGTCTCTCAGATGGGATGGTTTACTACATGAGTAAATTTAAAAAGTATCAGTAA
- a CDS encoding TfoX/Sxy family protein: protein MAFNQALADRITDYLMSKRVKFYSKKMFGGLCFMVDDKMCVGIIADQLMARIGPEAYPEALTKPHTSEMDFTGKAMKGYVYVDQEGWDNDADLEHWLGLALAFNPKAKSSKRR from the coding sequence ATGGCGTTTAACCAGGCACTAGCAGACCGCATAACAGATTACTTAATGTCAAAAAGGGTGAAGTTTTACTCTAAAAAGATGTTTGGTGGTTTATGTTTTATGGTTGATGACAAAATGTGTGTCGGTATCATCGCAGATCAGCTTATGGCAAGGATAGGTCCAGAGGCATATCCAGAAGCATTAACCAAGCCACATACATCGGAAATGGATTTTACAGGAAAGGCCATGAAGGGATATGTTTATGTGGATCAGGAGGGCTGGGATAATGATGCAGATTTGGAGCATTGGTTAGGTTTAGCCCTGGCCTTTAATCCCAAGGCAAAATCATCTAAAAGAAGGTAG
- the ppk1 gene encoding polyphosphate kinase 1 — protein MGNNFELINRELSWLAFNDRVLQEAADKSVPVIERVKFLGIFSNNLDEFFKVRVATLNRIVNFGVEARNYLEMDPEECLEIIQSTVIKLQSKFEKIYEGLLDELREDNIIMLNEKQLTPDQLLFVRKYFTEKVRPNIVPIMLDKRKRFPTVKDKMIYLAIKMHRENKAPDYALVELPTDVLPRFLVLPPQGGRRYVMMLDDVIRASLPDIFNIFDYEDFEAYTIKLTRDAELDIEEDVSKSFMDKLESSIENRKKGQFVRFVYDATIPDDLFDFLLKKLKLRQTQNLIPGGRYHNFKDFMGFPNLGLKDFVNPPMPPLKHRHLDKYKSMFKAISEKDSLLTYPFQSFNYVIDLLREAAIDPKVTAIRINLYRVAKNSKIINALISAAKNHKKVEVVLELQARFDEKNNLYWSSKLQEEGVKVLFGVNGLKVHSKLILIERKEDKKVKYYAHIGTGNFHEGNAKLYTDYSLLTADQRIATEVNRVFNFLRENYKIGPFEHLLVSPFSTRSKMVELIHNEIEQVKQGKEGYIYLKLNNLQDRDMIIELYKASQAGVKIVGVVRGICSLIPGVPGMSENITIVSVIDRFLEHTRLMIFGNGGDEQFYLGSADWMTRNLDRRVEVTAPVYDPIIKKVLKETFMIYVKDNVKARIIDKNQYNLYVSNQGESRVRAQYEVYDYFKNRLGEEVPDKEFAEI, from the coding sequence ATGGGGAATAACTTTGAGTTAATAAATAGGGAGCTATCCTGGCTGGCATTTAACGATAGAGTGCTTCAAGAGGCTGCCGATAAATCAGTACCTGTTATTGAACGGGTTAAATTCTTAGGGATATTTTCCAATAACCTAGATGAATTCTTTAAGGTTCGGGTTGCCACGCTTAACCGTATTGTGAACTTTGGAGTTGAAGCAAGGAATTATTTGGAAATGGACCCCGAAGAGTGCCTTGAGATTATCCAATCTACTGTTATCAAGCTACAGTCTAAATTCGAAAAGATTTACGAGGGCTTATTAGATGAGCTTAGGGAAGACAACATTATAATGTTGAATGAGAAGCAGCTCACCCCAGACCAGTTGCTTTTTGTTAGAAAGTATTTTACTGAAAAAGTTAGGCCAAACATTGTACCTATCATGTTGGATAAGCGCAAGCGCTTTCCAACGGTTAAGGATAAAATGATTTATCTGGCCATTAAAATGCACAGGGAAAACAAAGCGCCAGATTACGCATTAGTGGAGTTACCGACAGATGTGTTACCGCGCTTTTTGGTTTTGCCTCCGCAAGGCGGAAGAAGATATGTGATGATGCTCGACGATGTAATTAGAGCTTCATTGCCTGATATCTTCAATATTTTCGATTACGAAGATTTCGAGGCTTACACGATTAAATTAACAAGGGATGCCGAGTTGGATATCGAAGAAGACGTTTCTAAGTCTTTTATGGATAAGCTCGAAAGTTCTATCGAAAACAGGAAAAAAGGGCAGTTTGTCCGTTTTGTTTACGATGCAACCATCCCTGACGATTTATTCGATTTCTTACTGAAGAAATTAAAGTTAAGACAAACCCAAAACCTTATTCCAGGAGGGCGTTATCACAACTTCAAGGACTTTATGGGCTTCCCTAATTTGGGACTTAAAGACTTTGTTAATCCACCTATGCCACCGCTTAAGCATAGGCACTTGGATAAGTACAAAAGCATGTTTAAAGCCATTAGTGAGAAGGACTCTCTTCTAACTTATCCATTTCAGTCTTTCAACTACGTAATCGATTTACTTAGGGAAGCGGCAATAGATCCCAAGGTTACAGCCATTAGGATTAACCTATATCGCGTTGCTAAAAATTCTAAGATTATTAACGCCCTTATTAGTGCCGCTAAAAACCACAAAAAGGTTGAGGTGGTTTTAGAATTACAGGCTAGGTTCGACGAAAAGAACAACCTATACTGGAGTTCCAAGCTGCAGGAAGAAGGAGTAAAAGTTCTTTTTGGAGTAAACGGGTTAAAGGTGCATTCTAAGCTTATTTTAATTGAGCGAAAAGAAGATAAAAAGGTAAAATATTACGCCCATATTGGAACTGGGAATTTCCACGAGGGAAATGCTAAGTTGTATACTGATTATAGCCTTTTAACGGCAGATCAAAGAATTGCTACCGAGGTAAATCGGGTATTTAATTTCTTACGGGAGAATTACAAAATTGGTCCGTTTGAACACCTACTGGTTTCTCCATTTTCTACGCGTAGTAAAATGGTGGAACTAATCCATAACGAAATAGAGCAAGTTAAGCAGGGAAAAGAAGGGTATATCTATCTTAAGCTTAACAATCTCCAGGATAGAGATATGATAATTGAGTTGTATAAAGCATCTCAAGCTGGAGTGAAAATAGTTGGTGTAGTTAGAGGTATTTGTAGTTTAATACCTGGGGTTCCGGGAATGTCGGAAAACATAACCATTGTAAGTGTTATAGACCGCTTTTTGGAACATACGCGGTTGATGATATTTGGAAATGGTGGCGACGAGCAGTTTTATTTAGGCTCGGCAGATTGGATGACCCGAAACCTAGACAGAAGGGTAGAGGTAACCGCTCCAGTTTATGATCCTATTATTAAAAAGGTGCTTAAAGAAACTTTCATGATATACGTGAAAGACAATGTTAAAGCGCGGATAATAGATAAAAACCAATATAATTTGTACGTTTCCAACCAGGGCGAAAGTCGAGTACGAGCCCAATACGAAGTGTACGATTACTTTAAGAATAGACTTGGGGAAGAAGTTCCAGACAAGGAGTTCGCAGAAATATAA
- a CDS encoding valine--tRNA ligase yields MSIASKYQPTEVENKWYKFWLENKFFASKPDPKKEPFTVVIPPPNVTGVLHMGHMLNNTIQDILVRKARMEGKNACWLPGTDHASIATEAKVVNKLRAEGIKKSDLTRDEFLAHAFEWKDKHGGIILEQLKKLGASCDWDRTSFTMDPGYSESVIDVFIDLYKKGYIYRGTRMVNWDSKALTAVSDEEVIHKEVKGKLYYVRYQVEGTEEYITIATTRPETILADTAVCVHPEDDRFKKFHGKRVIVPLVNRAVPLITDEYVDLEFGTGALKITPAHDVNDYELGEKHGLELINMLNPNGTLNEAATMYVGKDRFAVRKKIPSDLEAAGALVKIEDYDNKVGYSERTDEVIEPRPSLQWFVDMKKLCGPAAKAVETDEVKFHPPKFKNTYRHWMENIKDWCISRQLWWGHQIPAWYYGEGTEHFIVAKTKEEALAELKKKGITVNSEDLRQDEDVLDTWFSSWLWPISTFDSDLIRTGKPNEELAYYYPTNDLVTAPEIMFFWVARMIMAGYEYLGQKPFSNVYYTGIVRDKLGRKMSKSLGNSPDPIKLMEQYGADGVRVGMLYSSPAGNDLLFDESYCEQGRNFCNKIWNALRLTQGWEQSDAAMPELNKFAIDWINNRINEVLVQVNDHFSKYRLSDALMAIYKLVWDDFCSWYLETVKPPYGAPIDKETFKATNQIFEKLLKLLHPFMPFISEEIWHIIKEREVKDALVTAPWPKVDAVDEDLLNQFGLSAALVSNIRNIRNKAGLSPKEQLVLNYKGELTGNPNWDLVKKLAGISEVKQVPEEIANAYSFVSSGASFFIPFSEKIDVEAEKQKIEEELNYTKGFLKSVQKKLANERFVSNAPEQVVAAERKKEQDAISKIEVLESKLGSL; encoded by the coding sequence ATGTCTATAGCATCAAAATATCAACCCACAGAAGTAGAGAATAAATGGTATAAGTTTTGGCTGGAAAACAAGTTTTTTGCATCTAAGCCAGATCCTAAAAAAGAGCCTTTTACGGTAGTAATCCCTCCGCCAAATGTTACCGGGGTATTACACATGGGGCATATGCTTAATAATACCATCCAGGATATTTTGGTTAGAAAGGCACGTATGGAAGGTAAAAATGCCTGCTGGTTGCCAGGAACTGATCATGCATCTATTGCTACCGAGGCGAAAGTTGTAAACAAACTTAGAGCCGAGGGAATAAAAAAATCGGATTTAACCAGAGACGAATTTCTTGCTCATGCTTTTGAGTGGAAGGATAAACATGGAGGAATAATCCTAGAACAACTAAAAAAGTTAGGAGCCTCTTGCGACTGGGATAGGACCTCTTTTACCATGGATCCTGGATATTCTGAAAGCGTGATCGACGTATTTATAGATCTCTATAAAAAAGGCTATATCTACCGCGGAACAAGAATGGTGAATTGGGATTCCAAAGCACTTACTGCAGTTTCAGATGAAGAGGTAATCCATAAAGAAGTTAAGGGGAAGCTGTACTACGTGAGATATCAGGTAGAAGGCACCGAGGAGTATATTACCATTGCTACTACCCGTCCTGAAACAATATTGGCTGATACCGCGGTTTGTGTGCATCCAGAAGATGATAGATTCAAAAAGTTTCATGGAAAAAGGGTTATTGTTCCCCTAGTAAACCGTGCTGTACCATTAATTACCGATGAATATGTAGATCTTGAGTTTGGTACTGGGGCGCTAAAGATTACCCCAGCTCATGATGTTAATGATTACGAGCTAGGAGAAAAACATGGTTTAGAGCTGATAAACATGCTTAACCCAAATGGTACGCTTAATGAGGCGGCAACCATGTACGTTGGGAAGGATAGATTTGCTGTACGTAAAAAGATTCCGTCCGATTTAGAAGCTGCTGGTGCTCTTGTTAAAATAGAGGACTATGACAATAAAGTTGGTTATTCAGAAAGAACCGACGAAGTGATAGAGCCTAGACCATCGTTACAGTGGTTTGTGGATATGAAAAAACTTTGTGGTCCAGCTGCTAAAGCTGTAGAAACCGACGAAGTGAAATTTCATCCACCCAAGTTTAAAAATACTTATCGCCACTGGATGGAAAACATTAAAGATTGGTGTATTTCCAGACAATTGTGGTGGGGACACCAAATACCAGCATGGTATTACGGTGAAGGAACCGAACACTTTATAGTTGCCAAAACTAAAGAGGAAGCATTAGCAGAGCTCAAGAAGAAAGGTATTACCGTCAATTCAGAAGATTTAAGACAAGATGAAGATGTTTTAGATACCTGGTTCTCTAGCTGGCTATGGCCAATATCCACCTTTGATTCTGATCTAATTAGAACGGGAAAACCTAATGAGGAACTAGCTTATTACTATCCAACCAATGATTTAGTAACGGCTCCGGAGATTATGTTTTTCTGGGTGGCTAGGATGATTATGGCTGGTTACGAATACCTAGGCCAAAAGCCGTTTTCCAACGTTTATTACACAGGGATTGTAAGAGATAAATTGGGACGTAAGATGTCTAAATCTCTTGGGAATTCTCCCGATCCAATAAAACTAATGGAACAGTATGGAGCCGATGGGGTTCGCGTTGGAATGTTATATTCCTCTCCTGCAGGAAACGACTTGTTATTTGATGAAAGCTATTGTGAGCAAGGAAGAAATTTCTGCAACAAGATTTGGAATGCATTGCGCTTAACCCAAGGGTGGGAGCAAAGCGATGCCGCTATGCCGGAGCTAAACAAGTTTGCTATTGACTGGATTAATAACCGAATTAACGAGGTGCTAGTTCAGGTAAACGATCATTTCTCGAAATACAGATTATCTGATGCCCTGATGGCAATCTACAAGTTAGTTTGGGACGACTTCTGTTCTTGGTACCTGGAAACGGTTAAACCGCCTTACGGAGCGCCAATAGACAAGGAGACCTTTAAAGCTACCAATCAGATTTTTGAGAAATTATTGAAACTACTTCATCCTTTCATGCCATTTATTTCCGAGGAAATTTGGCACATAATAAAGGAGAGAGAAGTTAAAGATGCCTTGGTAACCGCCCCATGGCCTAAAGTGGACGCTGTTGACGAAGACCTATTGAATCAATTTGGTTTATCAGCTGCTTTGGTTTCTAACATTAGAAATATTAGAAACAAGGCTGGATTAAGTCCTAAGGAACAATTGGTTCTTAACTATAAAGGAGAATTAACTGGTAATCCAAATTGGGATTTGGTTAAAAAACTAGCAGGGATTTCTGAGGTTAAACAAGTGCCTGAAGAAATAGCTAATGCATACAGTTTTGTTTCATCAGGTGCATCGTTTTTTATTCCATTCTCTGAGAAAATTGATGTAGAAGCGGAGAAACAAAAGATTGAAGAAGAATTAAATTACACCAAAGGCTTCCTTAAATCGGTTCAAAAGAAATTAGCGAACGAAAGATTTGTTTCGAATGCTCCAGAGCAGGTAGTGGCTGCAGAGCGTAAGAAGGAGCAGGATGCAATAAGTAAAATTGAAGTACTAGAATCAAAACTAGGCTCCCTATAG
- a CDS encoding response regulator encodes MPSLVSHSTQPNSETQFFSHYRFDKDDQSKFETAIIIDDNRNDLLFHKMILKKEGFASNFCTFVSGKAALTYLNKTLRAKLDDNPEARYAIFLDLIMPRMDGFDFLELFDELDEDFKSHFKIYLVTNSTNPIDLQKASKSNSVFGFVRKPITKKIIDVIRLNC; translated from the coding sequence ATGCCATCTTTAGTATCGCATAGTACACAACCAAATTCGGAAACACAGTTCTTCTCGCACTATCGTTTCGATAAGGACGACCAATCCAAGTTCGAAACGGCCATTATAATTGATGACAACCGCAACGACTTACTATTCCATAAAATGATTCTTAAAAAGGAAGGGTTTGCTAGTAACTTCTGCACTTTTGTCAGTGGGAAAGCGGCACTTACCTATTTAAACAAAACGCTTAGAGCAAAACTGGATGACAACCCAGAAGCTCGCTATGCCATTTTTCTGGATTTGATTATGCCAAGAATGGATGGATTCGACTTTTTAGAGCTCTTTGACGAACTGGATGAAGACTTTAAATCGCACTTTAAAATTTATTTGGTAACCAATTCTACTAATCCTATCGACCTTCAAAAGGCTTCTAAAAGCAACTCTGTATTCGGTTTCGTACGCAAACCCATTACCAAAAAAATAATCGACGTAATCAGATTAAACTGTTAA
- a CDS encoding DUF1573 domain-containing protein, with protein sequence MKKVLGLVALVLMVFGAQAQNTVATGPQISVDKEVHDYGTIEKGADPYCYFEVKNTGTEPLVISNAKGSCGCTVPEWSREPVMPGKSTKIKVRYDTKRVGPINKSVTLTSNAVNEPTMVLRIKGNVLNAPAAEAPEKKISEGVPVEKN encoded by the coding sequence ATGAAAAAAGTATTAGGACTAGTTGCTTTAGTTTTAATGGTATTCGGAGCTCAAGCTCAAAATACTGTTGCTACAGGACCACAAATTAGCGTTGACAAAGAAGTACACGATTACGGTACAATTGAAAAGGGTGCAGACCCATATTGCTATTTCGAAGTAAAAAATACAGGAACTGAGCCTCTAGTAATTTCTAATGCAAAAGGTTCTTGCGGATGTACTGTTCCAGAATGGTCACGTGAGCCAGTTATGCCTGGTAAATCAACAAAAATCAAAGTACGTTACGATACTAAAAGAGTAGGACCTATTAACAAGTCTGTTACTCTTACTAGTAACGCAGTAAACGAACCTACAATGGTCTTAAGAATTAAAGGAAATGTTCTTAACGCACCTGCAGCTGAGGCTCCAGAGAAGAAAATCTCTGAAGGTGTTCCAGTTGAAAAGAACTAA
- a CDS encoding DUF1573 domain-containing protein, producing MKYLLAFVLLLNSALGFGQAAEFFFEETEFKFPKTEEGEYLKHNYVFKNVGEAPLFIKNIKVNCMCTKTKFPMRPVPPGATDSIQVFFDTKGKSGYQIRDLKVFSNAKENPKTLRFKVHVKKSK from the coding sequence ATGAAATATTTATTAGCATTCGTGCTTTTATTAAATTCCGCTCTTGGTTTCGGCCAAGCAGCGGAATTTTTTTTTGAAGAAACCGAATTCAAGTTTCCTAAAACTGAAGAGGGGGAATACCTAAAACACAACTACGTTTTTAAAAATGTTGGCGAGGCACCTTTGTTTATCAAAAACATAAAGGTGAATTGCATGTGTACCAAAACCAAATTCCCAATGCGCCCAGTGCCTCCTGGAGCTACAGACTCCATCCAAGTATTTTTTGACACCAAAGGGAAATCGGGTTACCAGATTAGAGATCTAAAAGTTTTTTCCAACGCCAAAGAAAACCCCAAAACCCTTCGGTTTAAAGTTCACGTAAAAAAATCCAAGTAA
- a CDS encoding pyridoxal phosphate-dependent aminotransferase gives MPAISIKGQNMPESPIRKLVPFAEAAKKSGKKVYHLNIGQPDIPAPEVVTEVFKNSEIKHIEYSHSAGNESYRKGLTEYYAKYDISLGVEDILITTGGSEALIFALQSCLNPGDEIIIPEPFYANYNGFAVTAGIKVKPILSTIDNGFALPPVEEFEKLITNKTKAILICNPGNPTGYLYSQQEIEALKAIVKKHDLYLFADEVYREFCYDGATPFSTLKLEGVEDNVVVVDSVSKRYSMCGARIGAVVTRNKQLMQTILKFAQARLSPPSLGQIAGEAALKTPQSYFDNVVTEYTQRRKTLVDGLNKIDGVVCPNPGGAFYTVAKFPVKNAEHFCQWMLSEFEFEGATVMMAPASGFYATPNQGLDEVRIAYVLEVEALKHAVKCIEEGLKAYPNN, from the coding sequence ATGCCTGCAATTTCAATAAAGGGCCAAAACATGCCCGAATCTCCAATAAGGAAGCTAGTTCCTTTTGCCGAGGCGGCGAAAAAGAGTGGTAAAAAAGTATACCACCTTAATATTGGTCAACCTGATATTCCTGCACCTGAGGTTGTAACCGAAGTCTTTAAGAACTCAGAAATTAAGCATATAGAATATAGCCACTCTGCTGGTAACGAATCGTACCGAAAAGGGCTTACTGAATATTATGCCAAATACGATATTTCACTTGGAGTTGAGGATATTTTGATCACCACAGGTGGTTCGGAAGCTTTAATATTTGCTCTTCAATCTTGCCTAAATCCAGGAGATGAAATAATTATCCCAGAACCATTTTATGCCAACTATAATGGTTTTGCAGTAACTGCAGGTATTAAAGTAAAACCCATCCTTTCTACCATTGATAATGGTTTTGCGCTACCTCCTGTTGAAGAGTTTGAAAAACTTATTACCAACAAGACCAAGGCTATATTGATCTGTAACCCTGGAAATCCAACGGGTTATTTATACAGCCAACAAGAAATAGAAGCGCTAAAGGCAATCGTTAAAAAACACGACTTGTACCTATTTGCAGATGAGGTATATAGAGAGTTTTGCTACGATGGGGCCACTCCTTTTTCCACTCTTAAGCTAGAGGGGGTTGAAGACAATGTGGTAGTTGTAGATTCTGTTTCTAAGCGCTATTCTATGTGTGGAGCTAGAATTGGAGCGGTAGTTACCCGAAATAAACAACTGATGCAAACTATCTTAAAGTTTGCTCAAGCGAGGTTAAGCCCACCTAGTTTAGGTCAAATTGCTGGTGAGGCAGCTCTTAAAACTCCTCAATCTTATTTTGACAACGTAGTAACCGAATACACCCAAAGGAGAAAAACTTTAGTAGACGGTCTTAATAAAATAGATGGTGTTGTTTGTCCTAATCCTGGAGGAGCATTTTACACTGTTGCAAAATTCCCCGTAAAAAACGCGGAGCATTTTTGTCAATGGATGCTTTCTGAATTTGAATTTGAAGGTGCTACGGTAATGATGGCTCCAGCAAGTGGATTCTATGCAACGCCCAACCAGGGACTAGACGAAGTGCGAATAGCCTATGTTTTAGAGGTTGAGGCACTTAAACACGCTGTTAAATGTATTGAGGAGGGATTAAAGGCCTATCCAAACAATTAA